In one Bartonella grahamii subsp. shimonis genomic region, the following are encoded:
- a CDS encoding ABC transporter permease yields MTVSNHHKSQSSSFLGCWLNDPVPSSIMQANIQRIYHALIKFFHNFSAVFGLLIICIIIICALFAPWIATHDFLSNDLGHRLQPPSMAHYFGTDELGRDIFSRLVFGSRITLYVVFLTTVIVGPIGLIVGTVSGYMGGWVDTVLMRIVDIFLAFPGLILALAFSAALGPGIENASIAISIAAWPPIARLARAETLTIRSSDYVSVVRLQGASAWRIILFHVAPMCIPSVIVRLTLDMSGIILTAAGLGFLGLGAQLPSPEWGAMLSSGREFMMTNWWLAAIPGCAILFASLAFNLLGDGLRDVLDPRNG; encoded by the coding sequence AATCGCAATCATCATCTTTTTTAGGCTGTTGGTTAAACGATCCTGTTCCAAGCTCCATAATGCAAGCGAACATACAAAGAATTTATCATGCACTGATTAAGTTTTTTCATAATTTTTCGGCTGTATTCGGTTTGCTTATCATTTGTATTATTATAATATGTGCACTTTTTGCTCCTTGGATTGCTACGCATGATTTTCTTAGCAATGATCTGGGGCATCGGTTGCAGCCACCCTCTATGGCGCATTATTTTGGAACAGATGAATTAGGACGTGACATTTTTAGTCGCCTTGTTTTTGGTTCCCGTATTACTCTTTATGTTGTTTTTCTTACAACAGTTATTGTAGGTCCAATAGGGCTTATTGTTGGAACTGTATCTGGTTATATGGGGGGATGGGTTGATACTGTGCTCATGCGCATTGTCGATATTTTTCTTGCTTTTCCAGGTTTGATTTTAGCTCTTGCATTTTCAGCCGCATTGGGACCAGGGATTGAAAATGCTTCTATTGCAATTTCAATTGCAGCATGGCCACCAATTGCACGTTTAGCACGTGCTGAGACCTTGACAATACGTTCTTCGGATTATGTTTCTGTCGTTCGCTTGCAAGGAGCTTCCGCTTGGCGAATTATTTTGTTTCATGTTGCGCCCATGTGTATTCCTTCAGTGATTGTACGATTAACTTTAGATATGTCTGGAATTATTTTAACGGCTGCTGGTCTTGGTTTTTTAGGGTTGGGAGCTCAACTTCCAAGTCCTGAATGGGGTGCGATGCTTTCTTCTGGTCGGGAATTTATGATGACAAATTGGTGGTTGGCGGCAATACCAGGCTGTGCAATATTATTTGCAAGTCTTGCTTTCAACCTTTTAGGTGATGGTCTTCGTGATGTATTGGATCCACGCAATGGGTAA
- a CDS encoding ABC transporter ATP-binding protein: MGNKLLEIEDLRISFPTTRGISEVVRGVSFSVGKEKIGIVGESGSGKSMTGRAILRLSPRAAIVKAKKMRFEDFDLLTASEPQMRKIRGKRISMILQDPKYSLNPLIRIGEQIMEAYRIHYRVSKVEAQERTISMLESVHIRDPEHVMRLFPHEISGGMGQRVMIAMMLIPKPDLIIADEPTSALDITVRRQVLSVLDELVTKSGMGLIFISHDLNMIADFCDRILVMYAGRVLEELPASDLSHACHPYTKALLASLPRLDNPVDVLAVPERDPDWLYNPTIVNGVEEVPHDKL, from the coding sequence ATGGGTAATAAATTATTAGAAATAGAAGATTTACGTATTTCTTTTCCTACAACGCGCGGCATTTCAGAAGTTGTGCGTGGCGTTAGTTTTTCTGTTGGAAAAGAAAAAATTGGAATTGTTGGTGAATCCGGATCTGGCAAATCGATGACTGGGCGCGCAATACTAAGGTTGAGTCCAAGAGCAGCCATTGTTAAAGCTAAAAAAATGCGCTTTGAAGATTTTGATTTATTGACCGCAAGTGAACCTCAGATGCGAAAAATCCGTGGGAAGCGTATTTCAATGATTTTACAGGACCCCAAATATTCACTTAATCCATTAATACGGATTGGTGAGCAGATTATGGAGGCTTACCGTATTCATTACCGAGTTTCAAAAGTTGAAGCGCAAGAACGGACTATATCTATGTTAGAGTCTGTTCATATTCGTGACCCTGAACATGTGATGCGCCTCTTTCCTCATGAAATATCAGGGGGGATGGGGCAGCGTGTGATGATTGCAATGATGCTCATTCCAAAACCTGATTTAATTATTGCTGATGAGCCAACATCTGCACTTGATATTACGGTTAGACGACAAGTTTTATCTGTATTAGATGAACTTGTGACAAAATCTGGAATGGGACTTATTTTCATTAGTCATGATTTGAATATGATTGCTGATTTTTGTGATCGTATTTTGGTGATGTATGCGGGCCGTGTGTTAGAAGAGTTGCCTGCTTCTGATTTGTCTCACGCTTGTCATCCTTATACGAAAGCGTTGCTCGCGAGTTTGCCACGGCTTGATAATCCTGTTGATGTTTTGGCTGTTCCTGAGCGTGATCCTGATTGGTTGTATAATCCTACGATTGTTAATGGTGTTGAGGAGGTTCCTCATGATAAATTGTGA
- a CDS encoding ABC transporter ATP-binding protein, with amino-acid sequence MINCENIIDVSNLSVTFGHRHKAVTVVKNVNFHIKRGEAYGLIGESGCGKSTILNTLVGLIPDYSGKFLFAGQEVEKKRSKDFLRCIQMVFQDPYASLHPRKMVHTVLSESLKIYGMDNQKERVEDALDSVGLDSSFLYRYPHELSGGQRQRIALARALIIEPEVLLLDEPTSALDVSVQAEILNLLKSLRVRKNLTYLMVSHDLAVVAHICERVGIMHKGIILEELSNDELRNLHAQHDYTKEFFEASIEPIVHREQRV; translated from the coding sequence ATGATAAATTGTGAGAATATTATTGATGTTTCTAATTTATCTGTAACTTTTGGTCATAGGCATAAGGCAGTAACAGTTGTTAAAAATGTTAATTTTCATATTAAACGTGGTGAAGCTTATGGTTTAATTGGTGAATCTGGATGTGGAAAATCAACTATTTTGAATACATTGGTGGGGCTTATTCCAGATTACAGTGGAAAGTTCCTTTTTGCTGGACAAGAAGTCGAAAAGAAAAGAAGTAAGGATTTTCTACGTTGTATTCAAATGGTTTTTCAAGACCCTTATGCTTCACTTCATCCAAGAAAAATGGTCCATACGGTTCTTTCTGAATCTCTCAAAATCTATGGGATGGATAATCAAAAGGAGCGGGTGGAGGATGCTTTAGATTCCGTTGGTTTAGATTCTTCATTTCTTTATCGTTATCCTCATGAACTTTCTGGAGGGCAGCGTCAGCGTATTGCTCTTGCACGTGCTTTAATTATTGAACCAGAGGTTTTGTTGCTTGATGAGCCAACATCTGCATTGGATGTGTCTGTACAGGCTGAAATTTTAAATTTGTTGAAATCGTTGCGCGTGAGAAAAAATCTTACTTATTTGATGGTATCCCATGATCTTGCTGTTGTTGCACATATTTGTGAACGTGTTGGAATTATGCATAAAGGGATTATTCTTGAAGAGCTTAGCAATGATGAATTGCGTAATTTACATGCGCAACACGATTATACAAAGGAGTTTTTTGAAGCAAGTATAGAGCCTATCGTCCATAGAGAGCAAAGAGTATGA
- a CDS encoding autotransporter outer membrane beta-barrel domain-containing protein, which yields MYKTFLLSCTAAATVILFNIQSSAHAETLEVSEGKTVSVSDKTYETIHAKDGGKIIGKHLTIVTNKDINQSINNVYAVTAEGANSAIELLDGTTIKGIGSGIFLGLEAKDGATLKMTKGTITASGIGASLSGIGASFSDSKSKKNKLEDVVISSDNDNNPLSLGINAEKSNVNLNNVTVTNANTGIFANDHSTITVSGGSFDGKNDGVYAKEGSIITLNNNVTVASSDSDGLHAEGSGANITKTGGTVSGKQNALFAEKGGQIDVTDVALTTTDGKGTGAKADGANSVITLKGKTTIEKVTNGLDVQNGAIARMTGGSIAASQIGALFKASGSDENKNTLENVKISSGKNNPLMDKGINAEKSNVNLNNVTVTNANTGIFANDHSTITVSGGSFDGKNDGVYAKEGSIITLNNNVTVASSNGNALRAEGSGSKITMAGGKVTTIGNTQTALFAEKGGQIDATNIDLTTDGKGTGAFAIGPDSRIELHGNTTINNTWNGLGAVGGGKITSENLTVVGGETSDQDPDKIRSGVWTEDSGSEITLTGKTTIQNFDEGLYADGGSKIISGDLTIIGGESEKETIGVNTWEADSIVELNGKTTIQNVGIGLFAVEGSTIKMVNGAIDANSKSLDTQSDALQNGKKNEIEAKKVAMVVINGGHIDLTDVSAAAEVAGLQFATFSDKDPNSWHNSQKYHGNEINLTSAELHAENGTGILVGAFAEKSIEDAAAPSIGTVNLKKSEIHADVLLGDGIFWDKTSWKDKDLWDGKDVKAISNGTFTLNADQSILEGRANIAKDRNVHFDLKNDTTWTLKISKNEKDDNSNLLDIAKRSRSDVSVLSLNNSSIVFDKPTEQHYQTLHIGSGKPDTKSVYNATGDAKIYFNAQWSDGAAINDQKTDRLLINGDVSGTTSVYVTGRLEGNNIEANTSAAANVRGLSLIQVSGKAEESSFKLVNGYTTRGGLPDMYTLRAYGPDSSQGKADIAQNLFDEKNENFWDFRLQPELLGSNSGSTPDPETNIPAIAPVPQTASYLVMPNALFYTGLTDIAKQNALLATMRTSVLGKEEEKQTGFFLYTYGNTGTLSSKRGPLKYGYGADIRYAALQAGVTLAAIEGQNTTTHFGLVGTYGQLSFTPKNIADAGKSTLDKWAITAYGSIQHSSGFYVDTLLSYGILKGHITNAIRGKTAKLNDAKMLSVSTTVGKEFATGMEGLTFEPQAQIAYQHLMFNTIEDADNFTVDMKNPSQWLIRVGGRLTKTISTENSRSMSFYGKVNLIKTFGDDGTIHIGRDFDLEPMGPAIEGGVGINAQLSHNFSLHGDVSYQQKLQKTGISGASFSGGIRYQF from the coding sequence GTGTATAAAACATTCCTTTTATCATGCACGGCTGCAGCCACTGTTATCCTGTTCAACATCCAGTCCAGTGCACATGCTGAAACCCTCGAAGTTTCTGAGGGAAAAACCGTATCAGTATCCGATAAAACTTATGAAACTATTCATGCAAAAGATGGCGGAAAAATCATTGGAAAACATTTAACCATTGTTACGAATAAAGATATAAACCAAAGCATAAACAACGTCTATGCTGTAACAGCAGAAGGTGCTAACAGTGCAATTGAGTTACTGGATGGCACAACCATTAAAGGCATTGGTTCTGGCATTTTCTTAGGCCTTGAGGCGAAGGATGGTGCTACACTTAAAATGACTAAGGGAACGATTACAGCTTCTGGAATTGGTGCCTCCTTATCTGGCATTGGTGCTTCCTTCTCTGACAGTAAAAGTAAAAAAAACAAGCTGGAAGATGTGGTAATATCGAGTGATAACGATAATAATCCACTATCCTTAGGAATAAATGCCGAAAAAAGCAATGTGAATTTAAACAATGTAACCGTCACGAATGCAAATACGGGTATATTTGCGAATGATCACTCCACAATAACAGTCTCTGGAGGATCATTCGATGGGAAAAATGATGGAGTATATGCTAAAGAAGGTAGCATCATTACTTTAAACAACAATGTTACAGTCGCATCATCTGATAGCGATGGACTTCATGCAGAAGGTTCAGGAGCCAACATCACAAAGACGGGAGGAACTGTCAGTGGAAAACAAAATGCATTATTTGCAGAAAAAGGTGGACAGATCGATGTCACGGATGTTGCTTTAACAACAACAGATGGCAAAGGAACTGGCGCAAAAGCCGATGGCGCTAACAGCGTCATTACATTAAAAGGCAAAACAACCATTGAAAAAGTTACAAACGGCCTTGATGTACAAAATGGAGCTATAGCCAGGATGACCGGTGGTTCTATTGCTGCTTCTCAAATAGGTGCTCTTTTCAAAGCTAGCGGAAGTGATGAAAACAAAAACACGCTGGAAAATGTAAAGATATCGAGCGGTAAAAATAATCCCTTGATGGATAAAGGAATAAATGCCGAAAAAAGCAATGTGAATTTAAACAATGTAACCGTCACGAATGCAAATACGGGTATATTTGCGAATGATCACTCCACAATAACAGTCTCTGGAGGATCATTCGATGGGAAAAATGATGGAGTATATGCTAAAGAAGGTAGCATCATTACTTTAAACAACAATGTTACAGTCGCATCATCTAATGGTAATGCACTCCGTGCTGAGGGTTCAGGATCTAAGATCACAATGGCAGGAGGAAAAGTAACAACAATAGGGAATACACAAACTGCATTATTTGCAGAAAAAGGTGGACAGATTGACGCCACGAATATTGATCTAACAACAGATGGCAAAGGAACCGGTGCATTTGCAATTGGTCCTGATAGCAGAATTGAATTGCATGGCAATACAACGATTAACAATACTTGGAACGGTCTTGGAGCAGTTGGTGGTGGTAAAATTACCAGTGAAAATTTAACCGTAGTCGGTGGTGAAACAAGTGATCAAGACCCCGACAAAATCCGCTCTGGTGTATGGACAGAGGACTCTGGTAGTGAAATTACGTTAACGGGCAAAACAACCATTCAAAATTTTGATGAAGGTCTTTATGCAGATGGTGGGAGTAAAATCATTAGCGGAGATTTAACAATAATCGGTGGTGAATCCGAAAAAGAAACCATTGGTGTAAACACTTGGGAGGCTGATAGTATAGTTGAATTAAATGGCAAAACAACCATTCAAAATGTTGGTATTGGTCTTTTTGCTGTTGAGGGTAGCACAATTAAGATGGTTAATGGCGCTATTGATGCTAATTCTAAAAGTCTAGATACCCAATCCGATGCTCTTCAGAATGGGAAGAAAAATGAAATAGAAGCAAAAAAAGTTGCAATGGTTGTAATAAATGGCGGCCATATTGATCTAACGGATGTCTCTGCAGCAGCAGAAGTTGCCGGTTTACAATTCGCAACTTTCTCTGATAAGGATCCAAATAGCTGGCATAATTCACAAAAATATCATGGCAATGAAATCAATCTAACCAGTGCAGAGCTTCATGCTGAAAATGGTACTGGAATTCTCGTTGGAGCTTTTGCTGAAAAGAGCATCGAAGATGCTGCTGCTCCATCAATTGGCACAGTCAATCTTAAAAAATCAGAAATCCATGCTGACGTGTTGTTAGGAGATGGTATTTTTTGGGACAAAACGTCATGGAAAGATAAAGATTTGTGGGATGGTAAAGATGTTAAGGCGATCTCCAACGGCACTTTTACATTAAATGCTGATCAGTCTATTCTAGAGGGCAGAGCGAATATTGCTAAAGACAGAAATGTACACTTTGATCTGAAAAACGACACAACATGGACGTTGAAAATCAGCAAAAACGAAAAAGATGATAATAGCAATCTCCTTGATATTGCTAAAAGATCTCGTTCTGATGTTTCTGTGCTTAGTCTTAATAACAGCTCCATTGTTTTTGATAAACCAACAGAACAGCACTACCAAACATTGCATATAGGTTCTGGTAAACCAGACACAAAATCAGTCTACAATGCAACGGGTGATGCGAAGATTTACTTCAACGCACAATGGAGTGATGGTGCTGCAATAAATGACCAAAAAACCGATAGACTTTTGATCAATGGGGATGTCTCTGGAACAACATCAGTTTATGTTACGGGGCGCTTAGAAGGGAACAATATCGAAGCAAATACCTCTGCAGCTGCCAATGTCCGTGGTCTTTCACTCATTCAAGTTTCTGGAAAAGCAGAAGAAAGCTCTTTCAAACTTGTAAATGGCTATACCACAAGAGGCGGCTTACCGGATATGTATACACTCCGTGCCTATGGACCAGACTCAAGCCAAGGCAAAGCTGATATTGCGCAAAACCTGTTTGATGAAAAGAACGAAAACTTCTGGGATTTCCGTTTGCAACCCGAACTTCTTGGCTCGAATTCTGGTTCAACTCCTGATCCAGAAACAAATATCCCTGCCATTGCCCCTGTACCACAAACAGCAAGCTATTTGGTCATGCCAAATGCTCTCTTCTATACTGGATTAACTGATATAGCTAAACAAAATGCACTTTTAGCCACTATGAGAACATCTGTCTTAGGAAAAGAAGAGGAAAAACAAACTGGTTTCTTCCTATACACTTACGGAAACACAGGAACCTTATCTTCCAAGCGTGGTCCTCTCAAATACGGTTACGGCGCTGATATCCGTTATGCGGCTCTACAAGCTGGTGTTACATTGGCAGCAATTGAAGGGCAAAATACCACGACACATTTCGGTCTTGTAGGCACCTATGGACAACTGTCTTTCACCCCGAAAAATATCGCAGATGCTGGCAAGAGCACACTGGATAAATGGGCCATTACAGCCTACGGTAGCATACAGCATAGCAGTGGGTTCTACGTTGATACACTCTTATCCTATGGTATCCTAAAGGGGCATATCACCAATGCCATCAGAGGAAAGACCGCAAAGTTGAATGATGCCAAAATGTTGAGTGTCTCCACCACTGTTGGCAAAGAATTTGCAACCGGAATGGAAGGTTTAACATTTGAGCCACAAGCACAAATTGCCTATCAACATTTGATGTTTAACACCATTGAAGATGCTGATAACTTTACTGTTGATATGAAAAATCCTTCTCAATGGTTAATCCGTGTTGGTGGGCGTTTGACCAAAACCATTTCCACTGAAAACAGCCGTTCTATGTCTTTCTATGGAAAAGTAAACTTGATCAAAACCTTTGGTGATGATGGCACCATTCATATTGGCAGAGACTTTGACCTTGAACCTATGGGACCTGCAATTGAAGGCGGCGTTGGCATCAATGCGCAACTGTCTCACAATTTCTCCCTTCATGGTGATGTAAGCTATCAACAAAAGCTTCAGAAAACGGGTATAAGTGGTGCAAGCTTTTCAGGCGGCATACGCTATCAGTTTTAA
- a CDS encoding phage tail tape measure protein translates to MDVSLVVRFVNHLQEGIASAKRDLAAFSLDIAHFQNKTRQHFKGWFDPEHLKESTEKAQNAFIQARGRMVGAIAQTATLIAPLYKAMQFDQSMKGLEKVLDAPLHRLKELRRFALETSTKIPLAAREVLELMTSASQAGIGEQDLEAFSVYAAKAAVAFDMTGDQIGERFAKLRNVFKLNQAGIEDLGDAINHLSNHMAAKASEVSDFTNRATGAATMFKLTARETAAFGTAMISAGIVPESAARGFNAMSARIQAGGKHIEEAFTNIGLSRQKFMEDLDKDATGTLVRFFNVLGKSEQGMRSLIAIAGRDFTGDFAKLVGNPELLGQALDYVEDPQVFKGSVEQEADKQATGAMRQFELLQNRIVALGITIGEVLLPPVNSLMETVGNFTNVLMAWANEHPVLTGVIIKTIAALMAFNIALRVVRFTFAGTRLGILQLIASFIKLGSLSRMLKASWRGLLTSGRSLGLLTAGLGASSLRLLRPMTLLVGALRGIAVSGTVFASTFGWVGTVIEVVGAAIASVAGAIFTPIGAAVAAVVAVIMAAGFVLWKYWDRFSSFVKGFARGIAHAFGRAFEAVMRFFGADTTTITKWKNIIAAAFDFSQTWQKFKQGLGAVVQSFEGLWEGVKQSLSNFWGWLGSFFVREKLSEGAKASMEQAGEDLASWIVDGFMGTISQLTDFCKSLPSRIKGWFGSINLREFLPSFLGGTTAIQPIAQFAGAGHANYSVREQRGKERSPTTHTQNVTVHVNGARDPVATDQTVAHAIQRARANALHGGTE, encoded by the coding sequence ATGGATGTTTCCCTTGTTGTGCGTTTTGTGAATCATCTGCAAGAGGGGATAGCTTCTGCCAAGCGCGATCTTGCAGCCTTTAGCCTCGATATTGCGCATTTCCAAAACAAGACAAGGCAGCACTTTAAAGGGTGGTTTGACCCTGAGCACTTGAAAGAATCCACAGAAAAAGCGCAAAATGCTTTTATCCAAGCGCGTGGACGCATGGTGGGTGCCATTGCGCAAACAGCAACCTTAATAGCGCCGCTCTATAAAGCCATGCAATTTGATCAATCAATGAAAGGCTTGGAAAAGGTTCTCGATGCTCCTCTTCATCGCTTAAAGGAATTGCGCCGCTTTGCTTTGGAAACCTCCACCAAGATTCCGCTAGCGGCGCGTGAAGTCTTGGAATTGATGACTAGTGCCAGCCAAGCAGGGATTGGTGAACAAGATCTCGAGGCTTTTAGTGTTTATGCTGCCAAAGCAGCTGTCGCCTTTGATATGACGGGGGACCAGATTGGGGAGCGTTTTGCCAAATTGCGCAATGTCTTTAAGCTTAATCAGGCAGGGATTGAAGATTTAGGTGATGCCATCAATCATCTCTCCAACCACATGGCGGCAAAAGCCAGTGAAGTTTCTGACTTTACCAATCGCGCCACCGGTGCTGCCACCATGTTTAAACTGACAGCCCGTGAAACGGCAGCTTTTGGTACGGCGATGATTTCTGCTGGGATTGTTCCCGAAAGTGCCGCGCGTGGTTTTAATGCGATGAGTGCGCGCATACAGGCAGGGGGTAAACATATTGAAGAGGCTTTTACCAATATTGGTCTCTCTCGCCAAAAATTTATGGAAGATTTGGATAAAGATGCCACCGGCACCTTGGTGCGCTTTTTTAATGTGTTGGGTAAATCCGAACAGGGGATGCGTTCGCTGATTGCCATTGCTGGACGAGATTTTACCGGTGATTTTGCCAAATTGGTGGGTAACCCCGAACTGTTAGGGCAAGCTTTAGATTATGTTGAAGACCCACAAGTCTTTAAAGGCTCTGTAGAGCAAGAGGCAGACAAACAAGCAACCGGCGCCATGCGGCAGTTTGAACTTTTGCAAAACCGTATCGTGGCTTTGGGCATTACCATTGGTGAAGTGCTTCTGCCTCCTGTCAACAGTTTAATGGAAACTGTTGGCAATTTTACCAATGTTCTTATGGCATGGGCAAATGAACACCCTGTTTTAACCGGTGTGATCATCAAAACCATTGCCGCCCTGATGGCTTTTAACATCGCTTTGCGGGTTGTACGTTTTACTTTTGCCGGAACCCGCCTTGGGATCCTGCAATTGATTGCCTCTTTTATCAAGCTTGGGTCTCTTAGCCGCATGCTGAAGGCAAGTTGGCGAGGACTCTTGACTTCAGGACGCTCTCTGGGCTTGCTTACCGCGGGTCTTGGGGCAAGTTCACTTCGACTCTTACGCCCCATGACCTTGTTGGTGGGCGCTTTGCGGGGGATTGCTGTCTCAGGGACGGTATTTGCTAGCACCTTTGGTTGGGTAGGAACAGTGATCGAAGTGGTTGGAGCTGCTATTGCCTCTGTTGCGGGGGCTATTTTTACCCCAATAGGAGCTGCGGTTGCTGCTGTTGTGGCGGTGATCATGGCTGCTGGTTTTGTTTTGTGGAAATATTGGGATCGTTTCTCTTCTTTTGTTAAAGGCTTTGCACGGGGGATAGCACATGCTTTTGGTCGTGCTTTTGAGGCTGTCATGCGCTTTTTTGGTGCTGATACCACCACCATCACCAAATGGAAAAATATCATTGCTGCTGCTTTTGATTTCTCTCAAACTTGGCAAAAGTTTAAACAAGGGCTTGGCGCTGTTGTTCAAAGCTTTGAAGGTTTGTGGGAGGGCGTTAAGCAAAGCCTTTCCAACTTTTGGGGCTGGTTGGGAAGCTTTTTTGTCCGGGAAAAGCTCTCGGAGGGTGCCAAGGCAAGTATGGAACAAGCAGGGGAAGATTTAGCGAGTTGGATTGTCGATGGTTTTATGGGCACCATCTCACAATTGACAGATTTTTGTAAATCTTTGCCAAGCCGCATTAAGGGGTGGTTTGGGTCCATTAATTTAAGAGAGTTTTTGCCAAGTTTTTTAGGAGGCACAACAGCCATTCAACCGATTGCACAATTTGCGGGGGCGGGGCATGCAAATTACTCTGTGAGAGAGCAAAGAGGCAAAGAGCGCTCCCCCACCACGCACACTCAAAATGTCACAGTGCATGTCAATGGCGCCCGTGATCCTGTTGCCACTGATCAAACGGTTGCCCACGCCATTCAACGGGCACGCGCCAATGCCCTGCATGGGGGAACAGAATGA
- a CDS encoding phage tail protein — MRDPLMMLGPHQFYVDWLNFQSFEEEFSASWVCMERFGRSPSLQFTGYGNDPKTIHGVWFPEEFGDRVAIDAITTTIKRAKPVQMLRWINDTTYSVLLHGPVVITSITKDHDYISRSGHSQRIRYSITLLPFFNGGKPQGQTQEGQYQVGQYQVGQYQVGQIP; from the coding sequence ATGAGAGATCCTTTGATGATGTTAGGTCCGCATCAATTTTATGTGGATTGGCTGAATTTCCAATCCTTTGAAGAAGAGTTTTCTGCCTCATGGGTTTGTATGGAGCGTTTTGGCAGGTCTCCCAGTTTGCAATTTACCGGCTATGGCAATGATCCCAAAACCATTCATGGCGTTTGGTTTCCAGAAGAATTTGGTGATCGGGTAGCCATTGATGCCATCACCACAACGATCAAAAGAGCAAAGCCGGTCCAGATGCTTCGTTGGATCAATGATACCACCTATAGTGTCCTTCTCCATGGACCCGTGGTGATCACCAGTATCACGAAAGACCACGACTATATCAGTCGCTCTGGTCACTCACAGCGCATCCGCTATTCCATTACGCTCTTGCCCTTTTTTAATGGCGGAAAACCACAAGGACAAACCCAAGAGGGGCAATATCAAGTGGGGCAATATCAAGTGGGGCAATATCAAGTGGGGCAAATTCCATGA
- a CDS encoding tail protein X → MKIPAKRVVVELEDMSLDLICFHHAMVVLGDRRQAGLLKGYLEATLEANPEIAKYGVLLPRGLKVFLPEFVLSNPQSTVTRLWD, encoded by the coding sequence ATGAAGATACCAGCAAAGCGTGTTGTTGTAGAGCTAGAGGACATGAGTCTCGATCTCATCTGCTTTCACCATGCTATGGTTGTGTTAGGGGACCGGAGGCAGGCTGGTTTACTCAAAGGCTATTTAGAAGCCACATTGGAAGCCAATCCAGAGATTGCCAAATATGGTGTTCTTTTACCGCGAGGCTTAAAAGTCTTTTTACCTGAATTTGTGTTGTCTAATCCCCAAAGCACGGTGACACGGCTATGGGATTAA